GCGACTCCCGGGAGGTTGTCGCTCGCGTCGCCGCGCAGGGCGGCGTACGCCAGGTAGTTCTCGGCGGCGACGTCGTACATCAGCCGCAGTCGCCGCGGTGTGAGCAGCGGTGAGGCGGAGATGCCGCCGTCGATGAGCCGCAGCACCCGGGTGTGGGCGCTGATGTGGGCGAAGGCGTCGCGGTCGGAGGTCACGATCACGCAGTCCCAGCCGTGGTGTCCGGCCCACGCCGCCCCGGAAGCGCTGACGTCGTCGGCCTCCAGGCCGGGAGGCGTCAGCGTGGCGAGGCCCAGCGCCTCCAGCAGCGCCCCGGCCCGCTCGAGCTGCTCGACGAGCTCGGCGTGCTTGGGCGCCCGGCCGGCCTTGTACGCCGGGTAGCGGTCGCGACGGTGCGAGGAGGTCCGGTCGTCGAGGCCGAACAGGACTGCGTCGGGCTCGAAGCGCTCGATGCACTCCAGGATCTGGCGCAGCATGCCGTGCAGCGCCCAGACGGGCCGTCCCGACCGGTCCAGGATGCGGGTGTGCGCCCGCGCGTGGTGGTTGCGGTGCAGCAGCGAGGGAGCATCGACGACCAGGAGCAGCCTGCGGGGGGCGTCGTCGGGTGGGGTCATCGCGATCGGGGACCATGTTACGTGCCGGTCGGGGCGTCAGCGGAAGTCGCGCGAGGTCGCCCGCGCCTGGAGCACGGCCCCGGCGCCCGGGACGACGACGTCGATGCCCTCGACCCGGTCCGCGATCAGGTTGGTGACGCCCTCGTTGCGCTCGAGGCGGCCTCGGACGACGACGGCCACCCGGTTGCGCGCTGCCTGGCGGTGGACCTTCATGACGCCGATCGAGCAGACGACGTTGAGCATGCCCGTCTCGTCCTCGAGGTTGAGGAAGGTGGTGCCCAGGGCCGTCCCGGGCCGCTGCCGGTGGGTGATCAGCCCGCCGACGTGGACGCGTCGGCCCGGCTCGGTCGTGGCGAGGTCGGCGACCGAGCGGACGCCGGCCCGACGCAGCTCCTCGCGCAGGTGCTCGACGGGGTGGCGCTCGGGCGAGATCCCGGTGGCCCAGAGGTCGGCCAGCGTGATCTCGGGCTCGCTGAGGCCGGGGAGGGTCGGCGCCGACGGCGCAGGGGTGGTGCCGGGCAGGTGGTCGGCGGACTCGGCGAAGCCGGCGGCCCAGAGGGCTTCGCGCCGGCCGAGCCCCCACGCGTCGAACGCGCCGGCGGTGGCCAGTGCCTCCAGCTGCGCGGAGCTCAGTCCGGCCCGACGGGACAGGTCGGTGACGTCTCGGAACGGCGCCTCGTCCCGCGCCGCGACGATGCGACGGGCCACCTCCGTCCCGATCCCGCGCACCGAGTCGAGCCCCAGCCGGACGGCGAGTGCCCCGTCGCGCCGGTGCGCCGGCACCGGGTCGGGCGTGCCGGGCACCCACTCGGTGCGGTCGAAGTGCGGCTGGCAACAGGCATCGAGCCCGGTGGGCGAGGCCGTCGGGCCCGGACGAGGTCGCCCCGCGGGGTTCGGTCCCTGAGGAGGTCGCCCGGCGGGGTTCGGTCCCTGAGGAGGTCGCTCCGCGACCGTCTCGAAGGGCTCGAAGGGCTCGAGGTCCGCCTGCGCCGCCGAGCGCGTGACGTCGGGGCGGCGTACGTCGACACCGTGGCGGCGGGCGTCCCCCACCAGGGACTGGGGCGAGTAGAAGCCCATCGGCTGGTTGCGCAGCAGCCCCGCCAGGAAGGCCGCGGGGTAGTGCAGCTTGAACCACGACGAGGCGTAGACCAGCAGCGCGAACGACAGCGCGTGCGACTCGGCGAAGCCGAAGTTGGCGAACGACAGGATCTTGACGTAGATCGAGTCGGCGAGGTCCCCGGTGATGCCGCGTCGCTCCATGCCGGCGTAGAGCTTGTGCTTGACCGACTCGATGCGCTCGACCCCGCGCTTGGACCCCATCGCCCGGCGCAGCAGGTCGGCGTCGTCACGGCTGCAGTCGCCGAGCGCCACTGCCATCGCCATCAGCTGCTCCTGGAAGAGCGGCACGCCCTTGGTCCGCTCGAGCACCGGCACGAGCTCCGGGTGGTCGTAGGTGACCGGCTCCTGGCCGGTGGCGCGGCGGACGTACGGGTGGACGGCGCCACCCTGGATCGGACCGGGCCGGATCAGCGCGATCTCGATGGCGAGGTCGTAGAACTCGCGGGGACGCAGCCGCGGCAGCGTGCCGATCTGGGCCCGGCTCTCGACCTGGAAGACCCCGATCGAGTCCGCGCGGCACAACATGTCGTAGACCGCCGGCTCCTCCTTGGGCATCGTGGCCAGCGTCCACCTCTCACCCAGGTGGTCGGCGGCCAGCGTCATCGTGTGGTCGAGGGCGCCGAGCATGCCGAGGCCGAGCAGGTCGAACTTGACCAGGCCCATCGACTCGCAGGCGTCCTTGTCCCACTGCAGCACCGTGCGCTTGTCCATCCGCGCCCGCTCGATGGGGCAGACCTCGCCGATGGGTCGCTCGGTCAGGACCATCCCGCCGGAGTGGATGCCGAGGTGACGCGGCGCCCCCAGGAGCTCCTCGGCCAGCGCCACCACCGGCGCGGGGACGTCGTGGGCGGCCGGGTCGCCCATGTCGCCGGCGACCACCGCCTTCCAGCCGTCGATCTGCTTGGACCAGGCGTCCTGCTGGCCGGGGGAGTAGCCCAGCGCCTTGGCGGCGTCACGCACCGCCATCCGGGGCTGGTAGGCGATCACGTTGGCCACCTGGGCGGCGTTGTGCCGGCCGTAGGTCTCGTAGACCCACTGGATCACCTCCTCGCGCCGGTCGGAGTCGAAGTCGACGTCGATGTCGGGCTCCTCGTCGCGGTGGGCGGAGATGAAGCGCTCGAACGGCAGCCGGTAGAACACGGCGTCGACGGCGGTGATGCCCAGGGCGTAGCAGACCGCCGAGCTGGCCGCGGAGCCTCGGCCCTGGCACAGGATGCCGCGGCCGCGGGCGAAGGCGACGATGTCGTGGACGATGACGAAGTAGCCCGCGAAGTCCTTCTCGGCGATCACCCGCAGCTCGTGCTCGACGCGGTCGCGGGCCTCGCGCTCGTGGGGGGCTCCGGTGTAGCGCTCGGCGAAGCCCCGCTCCGCGAGCACCCGGAGCCAGGAGTCCGCGGTGTGGCCCTCGGGGATCTGGCGCTTGGGCAGCGCGGGCGAGGCCTTGTGGAGGTCGAAGGCCAGCTCGTCGGCCAGCGACACGCTCCGGGCGACGGCACCGGGATGGTCGGCCAGGGCCGCGGCTGTCTCCGCGCCGCTGCGCAGGTGGGCCGAGCCCGAGAGGTCGAGCCAGCCGTCCATGTCGGCCAGGCTCCGGCGGGCGCGCACCGCGGCCATCGCCGAGGCCACCCGGCGCCGCGCGGGCGTGGCGTGGTGCACGTTGCCCGCCGCGACGACGTCGAGGCCGTGGACCGCCGCCAGGCGCGCGAGCGCCGCGTTGGTCTGGCCCGCGTCCGGTCGCGGCGAGAGCTCCACCAGGACGTGCTCGAGCCCGAACAGCGAGGTCAACCGGTCCAGCGCCTCCGCGGCCGCCCGCTCGCCACCGCTGGCGAGCGCCTGCTGGACCGCACCTTTGCGGCAGCCCGTGAGCACGGCCCAGTGCCCACGTCCTCGCGCTCCGAGGTCCTCGAGCGCGTAGACCGGGCGCCCCTTCTCGTCCCCCCGCAGGTGGGCGTCGGTCATCGCCGCAGCGAGCCGGTGGTAGCCCTCGACGCCACGGGCGAGCACCAGCAGGTGGCTGCCCTCGGGGTCGGGCACGCCGTTCTGGGGGCCGGACAGGCCGAGGGAGAGCTCGGCGCCGAAGACGGTCGGCAGGTCGTGGGCCGACGCGGCCTCGGCCAGCGCCGGGGCGCCGTAGAAGCCGTCGTGGTCGGTGATCGCGAGGGCGTGCAGCCCCAGGCGCACGGCCTCCTCGACCAGCTCGGTGGGGGAGCTGGCTCCGTCGAGGAAGCTGAAGTGGCTGTGGCAGTGCAGCTCGGCGTACGGCGTGACGGCGGCGGGCCGCTCGATCGGACGTGTCGGTGCGGAGGACCGCTTGCGCCGCGAGACCGGTGCGTCGTCGGCGCCGGGGAGCCCGCTGAGCCGGCGTTCGAGCTCGGCCCACCGCATGGCGGGATTGCTCCAGCCCATCAGCGCACCCCGTCCTGGGCCTCGTGCTCAGTCATACGCCGCCTCCAGCGACCAGCCGTCGGGTGCGCGCAGCAGCAACCAGGCGCGTCCGTCGGCACCGACGACCTGGAAGCGGGCGGACAGCCCCGAGCCCCCGGACCACCAGCTCTCGTCGGTGGGCCAGGGGCCCGCCCAGGACGTAACGGGCTGCCACGGCAGGTCGCCGCCCTCGGCGCGGAAGCGGGCGGGTGCGCCGGTCACGGCTCCGCGATCGGTGACGCGGACGTCGTGGTCGGACGCGTCGACGACCTGCGCGTCGCGTGGCGCTGCGAAGACCCGCACCGGGGGCGGTCCCGGCACCCGGCCCGGCCAGGGCCGGTCGAGCGGACGCAGGTCGACGGCGCGCTCGCCCCACGGCACCAGCGACTGCCGGGAGGCCGGGCTGCGCCCGCCCTGCAGGACGGGGCTCAGGACCCCGTCGAAGCCGATCATCCCCTGGACGCGGGCCACGCCCCGCTCCACCAGGTCGTCGGACGCGCTGCCCCACAGCGCCTCCCCGTGGGCGGCGGCGGGCTCGACCACCTCGGGCACGAAGCGGACCAGCTCGATCGGCGCCCGGACGGCCCCGGCGTCCTTGCGGGCCCGCAGCGAGCCGCCGACGTCGGCCGACTGGAGCTGCCAGTGCACCCGGTCGACCAGGTCACGCGCCCCGAAGTGGCGGGGGTGCATCCAGACCCGCGAGGAGCAGACGACCCCGTCCGACTCGGCCTCCACGCGCACGCCCGTGGCCACCAGCTGCCGGCCCGCCAGCTGGGAGACGAACCGCTCGGCTGTCCTGCGCACGCTGAAGGTGATCGCCTCGACCGAGTCCAGCGGCGGCTCGAAGGGCACCGCGACGTCGAGCTCCGGCGGTGGGGTCCGGGCCGCGAACAGCGACTGGTCCTCGCCCCGCGCCCGGCGGCGTACGCCGGCACCGTAGGCCCCCAGCCGGTGACCGACGGCCTCGGCCGGCAGGTCGGCCAGCCCGCCCAGCGAGCGGATGCCGAGGCGCTGGAGCAGGCTGACCAGCTCCCGGCCCGGCGCGCCCTCGTCCTGGAGCACCGTGACGGGCAGCCCCCGGAGGAAGGCGGGGGACCCTCCGGCCGGCACGATCGTCCACGACTGGGCATCAGCCGCTCGGGCAGCGTGCTCGGCGGCGAAGAGGTCGTCGGCGACGCCGAGGCGCACGTCCTTGACCCCGCACCCGACCAGCGCCTCGGCGACCGTCGCGGCAGCGAAGGTCTCGCTGCCGTAGGCCTGACCGGGCGCCCGGACCGCGAGCAGGCCCGGCCGCAGGGCGGCCACGCCGGGGCGCAGGTCCTCGACCGTGGCCAGGACGGGCTCGAACGCCCGCGCGTCACGGTCGGGGTTGGCGGGCAGCAGCAGCAGGTCGGGGCAGGCGGCCTGGGCGTCGCGCCGGCGCTGGCCGCGGCGTACGCCCTGGCTGCGGGCCGCCCCGTTGCAGACCTCGACGAGGTTGGCGTGGACGACGGCCGCCGGCAGGCGTGAGGGACCACCGAACTCCTCGAGCGCGGCGACCACCGACCAGTCGGGGCACCACACGACCATCACCCTCACCGGCGTCTCATCCGATCGCCCGGGCGACCCCGGGGCGCCGGTCGACGTCCTGGCCACCAGTGAGTCGCTCCACGCCGGGCCAGCCCAGGTCGACGCGCTGCGGCCGGCGGGCGCCCCGGTGCACGAGGACGCCGGCACGCCGCTGCTCGAGCCGTCCCGTGCCCGCGCCGGGGCCGGTCCACACGGACTCGACCGTGCTGAGCCTGGCCTCGACCCGCGGCCAGTGGCCGTGGACGACCAGCACGGCCGAGCGGTTGCGCAGCCGCGAGTGCAGCACGGCGGCGGTCTTCTCGCTCACCGACGCGGGCGGTCGCAGGACCACCACGCGCAGCACGTCGACCAGGGCGGCAGTCACCTCGAGCCAGTGCTCGCCCGGGTCCGGGACCAGCACGGTGCGCGAGAGCTCGATGCCGACCTCTGCCGCGGCCTCGGCCCCGAAGTCCGGGCACCCGGCGAACCCGACCCACGCCCCGGCCCGCGAGGCGCCCGCCGCCACGGCCAGGGCCAGCGAGGCGGAGTCCACGGCGTACGTCGCGCCGGACTGCAGCGGCAGCACGTCGGCGAGGCCTGACAGGGTGGGCACCGGCTCGGCGTCCGGACGCCGCTCCATGGCCGCGACCCGCTCGCGCAGCTGCTCCACGACCGACCGCCCGGGATCGAGGGGGGTGGTGCGCAGCGCCGACATGGGTCAAGGATCGAACACGTGTTCGAACGATGTCAAGCGGTTCGAACAACCCCCGCCCACGACCCGCAGTAGTGTGCGCCGCGGGTGTGACGGAGCTTCACATCGCGGGCGGAGGGGGAGCGGTGCGACGGACTGCTGCAGCTCTCGTGTCGGTCGTGGCCGTGGCGCTCAGCGCGACGCCGGCCGCCCCACCGTTGTCGTACGCCGCGCAACCCCAGGCCACCACGGGCTGGGAGGTCCTCCAGGCCGAGGACTTCGACACCCCGCTGACCGTCGACCGGGCCGCGTGGGTCCGAGACCCGCAGACGGCGACGAGCAGGTGGGCGGTCGACCAGTTCGACGACAACGGCAAGGTGTGGCACGCGATCAGCGACCCGGCCTTCACCCGGCAGCTGCGCACGCTGAGCGTCTTCCGCAAGCGGGTCGCCTTCGGTGACGACGGCTGGCTGACCGCCGAGATCGCGGCCGTCGACAAGGACCGCGACGGCCGGCCCGACTCGCGTCCCGGCCTGGCGACCACCGTCCTGCCCGACGGCGAGCGGGCGGCCAGGATCCGCGAGCCCTCGTGGGACGCGGGCGTGGTGATCCGGCCCACCCGGCCGCTGCCGGCGGCGTACCGCGTGGAGATGACCCTGCGCGGCATCGACTTCGGTGGGGAGCGCCACGGCTCCCTGTCGTACGACGGGAAGACCAACGGCTACGCCGCGACCGGCTGCAAGACGGCCTACCCGTGGACCTTCCAGGGCGCGATCCCCGGCCGGTCACGCTGCCGCTACCCGAGCGTGACGAAGGAGAACGGGTTCTACTTCCTGACGATCCTCGACCACGCCAACGGGGCACCGCACGGCAACGCGGGCATCCACTACCGCCGCAAGGTCGTGCTCGACTCCTACAACAGCCAGGCGCCGTGGTCGGCGTCGAACGCCATCTGCAACCCCGCGACCGGCCGGCTCGAGAGCACGCTGGACGGCACCTACAACGCCGTCAACGCGGCCTTCGTGCGCGGCGACGCGTTTCGCAGGGAGAACAACTCCGTCTCCAACCAGTACTTCTTCCGCACCCCCTGCGGCGACTTCGACGGCGCCGGTCGCTGGGGTCCGGACGGCCGCTACCGCGACCTCGCCTCCAGCGTCGAGCTGCGCCCGGAGCTGCTGCCGGCCGAGCGCTACCGCTTCGCCGTCGAGCGCGACGCGAGCGGCTACACGATCGAGCTGAGCGGCCCGTTCCGCCACGTCGGCCAGGCGACGTACCGCCTGCACCACGACTTCGTCGAGGACGGGCGCCCGATCTGGCACTACAACCAGGAGCCGGGGGAGTACGACGGCCGCTTCGACCGCTCGCTCACCCACACGGGACCGGCCGGGACGTACGTCACCCGCCACACCTGGCCGGCCGGCTCGGCGTACCCCGACTCGTTCGTGATCGGCGACCCCCACCTCAACTTCTACGAGGGGTCGGCGGTCGTCGACGACATCCGGCTGCTGGTCCCGACCGGCTGAGCGATGAGTCCGCCGACCGGTCGCGGTCGGAGCAGTGACACCCTCGACGCAGGAGCACCCGATGTCCTTCCAGGCCTACCTCGACAACGCGGAGAAGAAGACCGGCGTGACCCCGCAGGAGCTCGTCGACCTCGCCCACGCACGCGGCTTCGGCGCCGACACCAAGGCGGGCGACATCCTGACCTGGCTCAAGGACGACTTCGACCTCGGTCGGGGGTACGGCATGGCGCTGGTCCACGTCATCAAGAACGGCCCCGGCATCAGCGACAAGCACGTCGGTGGCTCCGGCGTGCACCGGGACGACTCGGCGGTGCTGCGGCTGGACGGGGTTGCTGCACGCTAATCAGTGACGGCCTCACGGGAGACGCACACGCGGCGAAAAGACGCAGTTCAGGCTGGTGACTGAAACCACGATGCCAAGGACTCGAATCGCCCCAGCCTTCGAACCGAGGCGGCTGACACTCAGGGGGCAGGCTCAACGACACTAGGGCTCAGCAGAAGAACCGCCGCCTCCTCGTCTTCAGCGAGGGCTGCGAGTTCGACGCGGATCTGAGTTGGCGGATCGCCCCACACTTCAACGATCTTGCCGCGGCGGGGCTCATCCAGCCCCCAGGGCACAAGCACCCAGAGTCCGGGCTTCAGGACCGACGTTTTCATCGCCACGGCACCTTTCCGGTCGTTGCTTTCAAATGGTCCCACACCATGTGATCCAGGACCCGTGCGTAACGGTTCAACACAGGAAGTTGGGCTCGAGCCCAACTGACCGTGTCTTGAACACCACCCCCGAGGAGCAGGGCGCGAAGACTGTCGTCGTTCCCGTGAGCTAGGGCGTTGCGCAGGGTCATCAGACGAGTGAACTGCTGGGCGTCGCCTGGCGTTGCCCACCGTCCGTTCCGCGTGGCCATCTTGAAGGGACTCAGACCCAGGCTTGCGAAGTCGTTGGTGATGTTGCTGTGTGTGGGGTTGCCCCTGTCGATGTTTCGTGCGCTGACGATGCCCTCGGTGAGGATTGGGAGGAAGTTGGGGGTTGCTCCCGACGCGAACAGGAGCCTTTCGACGGCAAGGTCATGCATGTCCCGGATGAAGCCCTGAAACTGGCTCACGATGACAAGGACGTATGCGTGTGCCAGTGGCTTGCTCGCGTCGAGGGGGCGTCCAGGACCCGTGAGATCGCCGACCTTGGCGTGACCCGCGGCGACGTTGTCGATGGCCTCGCGACGCGGACCGAGCCAACGCTTTACGGGTTCAGAGGTCACATACGGCACACCCAAGGGTATCGAGGGCTGGTGCGGCGCGCGGGACCATCATGCGCAGCGCCGTGATCATGACGCTGGGCGGGGCGATTGGTCGCCTGTTGATCCGCATGGGTCAGGCGAACGCGGCGGAATGGGACACCTCGACTACGGCGTACCGACAGACGCCGGGGGCTAGCTCGTCCGCCTCGACCAGGCAGGCGCCATCCAGTCAGAAGGCTGCAATGGCCTCAGCGCTCAAGATCCGAGGAGCTGTGTCGCTTCAGGCCCGACAGCGCCTCGAGCGCTGCTAGTCCGCGAGCCCTTGACGGTCATGGGAGAACCCCCAAGGCTCTGAGACGGGCCTACCATGGGTGGCCACAACGGCGTTCAATCGCACGCATGCCGCCGATGACCCCACGCGAGACTCTAGTTCGTGACGAGATCGCGGTGCGCCCCGAGCTTATAGAGCCTGGATTGGTCACGGTGCGGACCAACTACCACTTGACTAACGCTGAGGGGACTCGCGGCTTCATAGACGTTTTGGCCCGAGACCGGCGCGGACTCCTGGTTGTCATCGAAGTGAAACGATCGGACAGTGCAGCGCGAGAAGCGATTCACGAGGTGCTGAAGTACTGCGAACTGCTGCGCAGAGAACGAGGGATCAGGTCTGACGGCGTCCGCGCCATCATCGCCAGTACGACGTGGCGCGAGCTTCTTGTCCCGTTTAGCCAGTTAACCCGCACGAGCGAGTATCCGATAGAGGGGGTGAAGCTCTTGACGGGGGACAGCTTCCCCCGCAGCCTCGTGTCCGAGCCGATAACGCCGCTTCCGCTCCCGAGCGAGACCGACCTCGCCACCGTCGCTCTACGAGCCGACGTGGAAAATCAGCGTGGCGTCGAACTTGCTTGGCAGAAGGCCGTGCCCATCTTGAATGGTGTCGGCGTCGACGACATGTTGGGCGTTGCAGTGGGCAACGAACATAGAACGGTGTTGCACATCGCGATCGGAACCGTGGTCGCTGGTGACCCACGAGTGCCCACTCTGCCGCCGGACGAGATGCCGCCTGATGAGGGCCCGGAGTACGCGGTCGCAGTTGATGCGCTACAGCGCCTCGACGGATTCGAGCTAGTGAGCCCAGATCGTCTTCGACGTATACGAGAGAGCAACGGCCTCGAGCTGCTCGCCGTGTTTCGAACTGGGCGTTTCAGCGATCAGTCCGACCTTCTGAACGATGGCGACGCCCTAGCAATGGCCGAGGGCTCGCTGACCTGGAGCCAGATAGAAACCTTCAGTGTGGGGCGACCATCGCTTGGCCTTGCGTGGCAACGCATGCGAAACAGGCTTGCCTACACGTTGGACGGCAACCCAGAGTGGACGCAGCTCGTCGAGCTCTGGCTCGACGAGGTACAGGAACGGCACCCAGATGCTGATGTGGTGCTACGCGTCTACAACCCGTGTGACTTTATGGCGGCCCTGGTGCACAGCGGCTTGGGCAACGAATTGAGCGAGTTGTTGCCTCAGGTCAAGGGAGGCTTGGATCTTGCTGGCGCCGAGGGGCGGATCCTCCACGGGTGCCTGGTCTGGAACGGCGAAGGTGCAGAGACGGCGGCGAACACATTCGAACCATCTATCGATCGCCGGCAGACTGGGCTACGCAGCGCGCCGCGGGGATGGTCTGGGAAACCGATCTGGCTCTGCTTCACGCACTTGGCTTGCGATACGCGCTCGTGGAGTTCCTTCCATACGACAACGGCGGTCCCTACCTCCTGTCGGCCGACTCTGGTGCGCTCGCTCGAGCTGAACCGACCGCGGACCTCGAGTGGCCAGGCGTCTACCCATTTCCCGACTGGCTTCGGACTGCGGAGCTTGAGGACCTGCTGACCGAGTACTGGTCGTCAATGACACCCGTTAACGGTGGGGATCAGTGGCTCACATTTGAGGGCCCTCAGAGCTAGTCGCAGGCGGGTCGCCACGGAACGGACAGCGGTAATCCTGCGGCGGAACTGGCTAGCGCTGGGTGGCCGCGGGTTG
This genomic interval from Nocardioides scoriae contains the following:
- a CDS encoding DNA polymerase Y family protein, giving the protein MVVWCPDWSVVAALEEFGGPSRLPAAVVHANLVEVCNGAARSQGVRRGQRRRDAQAACPDLLLLPANPDRDARAFEPVLATVEDLRPGVAALRPGLLAVRAPGQAYGSETFAAATVAEALVGCGVKDVRLGVADDLFAAEHAARAADAQSWTIVPAGGSPAFLRGLPVTVLQDEGAPGRELVSLLQRLGIRSLGGLADLPAEAVGHRLGAYGAGVRRRARGEDQSLFAARTPPPELDVAVPFEPPLDSVEAITFSVRRTAERFVSQLAGRQLVATGVRVEAESDGVVCSSRVWMHPRHFGARDLVDRVHWQLQSADVGGSLRARKDAGAVRAPIELVRFVPEVVEPAAAHGEALWGSASDDLVERGVARVQGMIGFDGVLSPVLQGGRSPASRQSLVPWGERAVDLRPLDRPWPGRVPGPPPVRVFAAPRDAQVVDASDHDVRVTDRGAVTGAPARFRAEGGDLPWQPVTSWAGPWPTDESWWSGGSGLSARFQVVGADGRAWLLLRAPDGWSLEAAYD
- a CDS encoding 5'-3' exonuclease H3TH domain-containing protein, whose amino-acid sequence is MTPPDDAPRRLLLVVDAPSLLHRNHHARAHTRILDRSGRPVWALHGMLRQILECIERFEPDAVLFGLDDRTSSHRRDRYPAYKAGRAPKHAELVEQLERAGALLEALGLATLTPPGLEADDVSASGAAWAGHHGWDCVIVTSDRDAFAHISAHTRVLRLIDGGISASPLLTPRRLRLMYDVAAENYLAYAALRGDASDNLPGVAGIGEKAAMALLDVAGDMQAVWADVEHDQGRSLAAALDAQATEAGGRRTGATVVRRLSAPGARERYDFNVELMSGHADLDLGLTPDRPGTPGLLPLDIDRVTRVAGFFGVDATTDLAVRVLTGQPASGSGWRPAAPG
- a CDS encoding DUF4287 domain-containing protein — translated: MSFQAYLDNAEKKTGVTPQELVDLAHARGFGADTKAGDILTWLKDDFDLGRGYGMALVHVIKNGPGISDKHVGGSGVHRDDSAVLRLDGVAAR
- a CDS encoding error-prone DNA polymerase; protein product: MGWSNPAMRWAELERRLSGLPGADDAPVSRRKRSSAPTRPIERPAAVTPYAELHCHSHFSFLDGASSPTELVEEAVRLGLHALAITDHDGFYGAPALAEAASAHDLPTVFGAELSLGLSGPQNGVPDPEGSHLLVLARGVEGYHRLAAAMTDAHLRGDEKGRPVYALEDLGARGRGHWAVLTGCRKGAVQQALASGGERAAAEALDRLTSLFGLEHVLVELSPRPDAGQTNAALARLAAVHGLDVVAAGNVHHATPARRRVASAMAAVRARRSLADMDGWLDLSGSAHLRSGAETAAALADHPGAVARSVSLADELAFDLHKASPALPKRQIPEGHTADSWLRVLAERGFAERYTGAPHEREARDRVEHELRVIAEKDFAGYFVIVHDIVAFARGRGILCQGRGSAASSAVCYALGITAVDAVFYRLPFERFISAHRDEEPDIDVDFDSDRREEVIQWVYETYGRHNAAQVANVIAYQPRMAVRDAAKALGYSPGQQDAWSKQIDGWKAVVAGDMGDPAAHDVPAPVVALAEELLGAPRHLGIHSGGMVLTERPIGEVCPIERARMDKRTVLQWDKDACESMGLVKFDLLGLGMLGALDHTMTLAADHLGERWTLATMPKEEPAVYDMLCRADSIGVFQVESRAQIGTLPRLRPREFYDLAIEIALIRPGPIQGGAVHPYVRRATGQEPVTYDHPELVPVLERTKGVPLFQEQLMAMAVALGDCSRDDADLLRRAMGSKRGVERIESVKHKLYAGMERRGITGDLADSIYVKILSFANFGFAESHALSFALLVYASSWFKLHYPAAFLAGLLRNQPMGFYSPQSLVGDARRHGVDVRRPDVTRSAAQADLEPFEPFETVAERPPQGPNPAGRPPQGPNPAGRPRPGPTASPTGLDACCQPHFDRTEWVPGTPDPVPAHRRDGALAVRLGLDSVRGIGTEVARRIVAARDEAPFRDVTDLSRRAGLSSAQLEALATAGAFDAWGLGRREALWAAGFAESADHLPGTTPAPSAPTLPGLSEPEITLADLWATGISPERHPVEHLREELRRAGVRSVADLATTEPGRRVHVGGLITHRQRPGTALGTTFLNLEDETGMLNVVCSIGVMKVHRQAARNRVAVVVRGRLERNEGVTNLIADRVEGIDVVVPGAGAVLQARATSRDFR
- a CDS encoding endonuclease NucS domain-containing protein — translated: MPPMTPRETLVRDEIAVRPELIEPGLVTVRTNYHLTNAEGTRGFIDVLARDRRGLLVVIEVKRSDSAAREAIHEVLKYCELLRRERGIRSDGVRAIIASTTWRELLVPFSQLTRTSEYPIEGVKLLTGDSFPRSLVSEPITPLPLPSETDLATVALRADVENQRGVELAWQKAVPILNGVGVDDMLGVAVGNEHRTVLHIAIGTVVAGDPRVPTLPPDEMPPDEGPEYAVAVDALQRLDGFELVSPDRLRRIRESNGLELLAVFRTGRFSDQSDLLNDGDALAMAEGSLTWSQIETFSVGRPSLGLAWQRMRNRLAYTLDGNPEWTQLVELWLDEVQERHPDADVVLRVYNPCDFMAALVHSGLGNELSELLPQVKGGLDLAGAEGRILHGCLVWNGEGAETAANTFEPSIDRRQTGLRSAPRGWSGKPIWLCFTHLACDTRSWSSFHTTTAVPTSCRPTLVRSLELNRPRTSSGQASTHFPTGFGLRSLRTC